The window GATTGAATCGTTGTGGCTGCAGTTCGGCCCGACGATGTACCTGTCGCTGCTGTCGCCGAGTACTCCTTGGGACGCTTCGGCACACGTCGAGATCCTCGAAGGCCTGCGCACCAAGAAGCCCGCGATGGCCAGGCAAGGCGTGCTGCGCGACATTCGCAGCACGGGCAGCACGCTCGCCCCTGCCCTCAGCGAGCCGAACGCCGACGACCTGCTCTCTGCCCCGCTGGACGACCTCTATTTCGGCAACTGACCCCTACTCCCAAGGACACCAGAGAATGACCCCCCAAGGAATTGAAGCACGCCTGGCCCAACTCGGCATCGAATTGCCGAACGCCGTTGCGCCGGCCGCAAACTATGTTCCGACACGCAGGAGCGGCTCGCTGATCTACATCGCAGGCCAGGTCCCGACCGCCGGCGGCAAGGACCAGTACGTCGGCAAGGTCGGTCAGGATGTTTCGATCGAGGATGCTCAGAAAGCAGCACGCCTGTGCGCGATCAACATTCTTGCCCAGCTGCGTACGGCGTTGGGCGGCAGTCTGGATGGCGTCGCGGGCTGTGTGCGCCTCGGCGGCTTCGTCAACGCCACGCCCGAATTTGGCGACCACCCGAAGGTGATCAACGGCGCCTCAGACCTCATGGTCGAGGTGTTCGGCGATGCGGGCAGGCATGCGCGCGCTGCCGTCGGCTGCAACTCGCTGCCGCGCAATGTGGCCGTCGAGGTCGACGCGATTTTCGAGCTGGCCTGACGATGACGCCCACCGCGCCCGAGGCCGACAACCGCGTGCCGATCCACGTGCTGACGGGCTTCCTCGGCAGCGGCAAGACCACCCTGCTGCGCCATCTGCTGGGCGATCCCGGCCTGGCGGACACTGCGGTGGTCATCAACGAGTTCGGCGAGACAGGACTCGACCACCTGCTGGTGCGCGAGGTGGCCGAGGACGTCGTGCTGCTGAGTTCCGGCTGCCTTTGCTGCTCGGTGCGCGACGACCTGGTGTCGACGTTGGCCGAGCTGAACGCGCTGATGGGCGCCGGCAGGATTCCCGCATTCACCCGGGTCGTGGTCGAGACCACCGGGCTGGCCGATCCGGCGCCGATCATGCAGGCGATCCTGAGCGAAGCAACCCTTGTGTCCTGGTCCCGCCTGGGCCTGGTGATCACGACCGTAGACGCCGTCAACGGCGAGCAGACGCTGGGCCGGCATCGCGAGGCCAGGCAGCAGCTGGCAACGGCCGACCGGCTGATCCTGACCAAGACCGACCTGGTCGGAGAAGCCGAAGGCGAGGCGCTGCGCGGCAAGCTCCGTGCGATGAATCCGTCGGCGAGCCTGCTCGTGTCCCGCAAGGCGCAGCTGCCCGCGGCCGACATTCTCCGGGAGCCGGACGGGCCATGGAGGACGCCTGCGCCGCCCCAGCTCGGCCCGATCATCGACTCCGTCATCGGTGCGCAGCCGAAGGCGCAGCCGCAAGGGCACGGGGGCTCGCACGACGATGCGATCAAGACCTTCACGGTGGCGCTTCGGCAACCGGTGGACTGGCCGGCCTTCGTCGAGTGGCTGGAGCTGTTGCTCGCCAGCCGCGGCGATTCGATCCTGCGCGTGAAGGGCCTGGTGGCCCTCGACGATGACGAACGCCCAGTGGTCGTCCAGGGCGTGCAGCACGTGCTCTACCCGATCGAGCGCCTGCCGGCGTGGCCGCAGGCGACCACGGCGCCGGGTTGGATCGTCTTCATTGCGCGCGACCTGACGCAACGGGCGATCGAAAACTCAATCTCCAGCGTCTACGAGACCCGCGTGGCCTGACAGCGGCGCACTCGCACCGGCGATGGCATCGATGGTGCGCCCTCGGCGCAGCAGCACTCGCCCGTCTGGGCGCCTCGCGAGCGCGTCGTCGAAGGACGATGCCGGGATCAACAGCAGGTCCGCGACGTCGCCTGGCTCGATGCGCCGCCGGCCGCCGCAGACGAGCGCAGCAAGGTCCTGCGCCGCATCGACGTGCGCGGCCATCGCACCGACGAAGCCGGTCTCGAGCATGTCGCCGTCGCCAAAGGGAAAGAACCAATCCCTGACGTTGTCGGTGCCGAAGCGCACCGCCACGCCCGCCTTCAGTGCCTCCAGGACCGGCGCCAGTCCGCGCAGGCGCGGTGCGCCGTCGCCCCGCGACTGGAGGTACAGATTGAGTTCAGGCAGCACCACCAGCACGATGCCCGCCTCTGCCATCCGGTCCAGCAAGCGCCGGACTTCGTCGCGCGGCATGGCCGAAAGCACGCAAGCATGGCTGACCGTGACACGGTTTTGCAGCCCACGCGTCAAAGTGGCGTCCACCAGTTGATGGATCAGCGCATTCGACGCTTCGAGGTGTTCGTCGAGGTGGATGTCGAGTGATACCTCCAGCGCGAGCGCCGTGTCCAGCAGTGCCTCCAGTGCGGCCTTGGGTCGGGCACTGAGCGCGGGGACGGCACCGATGAACGAGGCGCCCCGCTCTACCGCCTCGGCGAAGAGTGCCCCTGTCTCCGGCTGGCTCGGATCTGCTGCCGCACTCGCAAACGCGACGACCTCGACGTCGAGCGACGTGCGCACTTGCGCCGCAGCCGCCAGCACGCCTTCGACAGCGACCATACCGCTGACGGGATCGACATCGGTATGTGTGCGCAGCGAACAAACGCCATGCGCGATCGACCTGTCGAACAGCCTGGCGGCCCGCGCGCGCACGTCCTCGATGCTGACGTTGGCCCGTTCGCGCTTCGCCGAGGCCACGGCATCGCTCAGGGAAGCCGGTCGCTGCGATGACGCCGCATACGCCCGGTTCGCGTGGGCGTGCAGATTGACGAGCGAAGGCATGGCCAGCCAGCGTGGCGCCGCTGCACTGGCGGAGGGCGAAAGGGCTCGTACGCGCTCGCCCTCGATCTCCAGGTCGAAACTGCCGGCGCGGTCGATCAGCGCAACGGAGCGGATGACCCGCATCAGTTGCCGCTGTCGTACAGCGTGGTCGTGGTCTCGACGTTCTCGTCGTGCAGGCCCGCACGCTCGACGGCCGCAGCGGCGAGCTCCCTGGCCCTGCGGCGCAGCGCCGGCTCGTCCACACCATGCACCTTGCCTTCGCTGTAGAGCGCCTTGCCGTCGACCCAGGTCTGCGTGATCGAGGCGGTCGACGCCGAGAAGACCAGTGCCTGCAACGGATCATGGAACGGGGTCCACTCGACATGATCGAGGTCGAAGAGGATGAAGTCGGCCTTCTTCCCGACTTCGAGGGAACCGATCTCGTGGTCCCACATCGCGGCCTTGGCGCCTTCGATGGTGGCCGCGCGCAGCGCCTGGCGAGCGGTGAACACGTCGGGCTTCATGCGTGCGTCCTTGAACATGCCGGCGACGATCAGCATCTGGCGCATGAGGTTCATGTTGCCGGCCGCCGATACGCCATCGGTGCCCAGTCCGACGGTGACACCAGCGGCGACCATCTCCGGATACTTGCCGATCGCGGTCGCACCCTTGCCGAGCTTGAAGGACGAGCACGGGCAGAACGCGACCTTGGCACCGCGACTCGCCAGCAGCTTTACTTCCTCGTCGCTGACGGCCGCGCCGTGCGCAATGACGAGGTTGGAGCCGATACCGCCAGCGCGGTCGATGCGCGTGATCGGCCAGCAACCGTACTTGTCTTCGCAGACCTTCGCCTCTTCGATGGAGGTCGCGAGGTGGTAGGTGGTGCCGACGCCGAGCCGCTCGGCCAGTTTCTGCGCGCCGACGTGGAGTTCCAGCGTGCAGGGCTCCTTCCCTTCGATGTTCACCCAGCATCGCACGCGGCCGTCGAGGGCGCCGTCGTATTTGCGCACGCAGGCCTCCAGTTCAGCCAGGGCGGCCTCGGCGTTCGGGAAGAAGTGGTGCCGCGCCATCTCTTCGGTCCACCCTCGCGGCAGCTCGGGGGGCGGATTGTCCGCCGCATGCCGGCCAGTTATGCCGCGAATGCCGGTCTTCTCCATCGCCCGGACAGTGATGCCGGGGTCGTATTGCGACCCCATGTCGATGAAGCAGGTGGTGCCATTGCGCAGCATCTCCGTGATGCCAAGCAGCGCTCCCCAGTACTCGTCTTCCTCGGTGATGTGCGCGTAAAAGGGCTTGGCCCAGTGGAAGACCCAGGCCCTGGTGTTCAGGTTGTCGGGGAACACGGCGCGCGACAACGTCTCCGACAGATGAACGTGGCTGTCGACGAAGCCAGGGCAGATGCCGAGCATGCGCCCGTCCATCACTCGGTCGAAGTGCTCGCCGCGGTGCCGTGCCGCGACGTCGGCAGCGGGGCCGATATCGACGATGCGGTCCTTGTCGACCAGGATGCTCGCGTTGCGCACCACCGTGTCGTCGGCGTCGACGAGGAATGCGAAATCAAGGTGCTCGATGAGCGTGCGCATGAAGATCTTCCCAAGTTGCAGTTGTCGGGTCGCCGCTCAGCCGTTGATGACCAGTAGCTTGTCGGTGTTGGCATAGTCGGAGAGCAGCTCGCAGCCATTGGCCGTGACCAGCAGCATGTCCTTGTTCTGCATGCCGAAGCCGTGCCCCGTTTCATAGCACAGCGGCTCGAAGCCAAGCACCATGCCTTCTTCGATGAGCGCGTCGCTTCCGGGCCGCCCCAGCACCGGCGTCTTGCCCAGGTAAGGATCCTCGTGCAGGTGCAGGCCGATGCCGTGGCCGACGAAGGAGATCGGCGGCAGGTCCATCTCGGAGAGCTTGGCGATGAAGGCGTCGTAGATGGCGCGACAGCTCGCGCCGGGCTTCACCATCTCCATGATCTGGTATTTGCAGTCCACCAGGTGCTGCCAGATGGCTTCGGCCTTCGGCGGCGCTTCGTGCACGACGGCAGTGCGGCACACGCCCGCCTGGTAGCCGTCGATCACGGAAAAGATCTCGACCCGGCAGACGTCGCGCGGCTTGAGCCTGCGATCGCTCGGACCGACATTGGGCAGCACGCTGCGCTCGCCTGTCGCGATGATCATGAGCTTGAAGTGTTCGGCCCCCAGTGCGTACACATTGCGCGTGAGGTGCCCGGCGATGTCCATTTCCGAATCGCCTGCCTTAACTGAGGCGAGCGCATCGGTGATCGCTTGGTCGGCGATGCGCGATAGGCGACGCAGCAGCGCGATCTCGTCAGGTGTCTTGATCTGGCGCAGCCGCGCGAGGATCTGCTCGCAGTGCTCGAAGCGCGCTTCGGGGAGCGCCTTCTGCAGCCGCGCCAAGTCCCCAGAAGGCAGGTAGTCCATCTCGATGCCGATGCGGCCGCGCGCAAGACCCAGCTTGCTGAGTTGGTCGGCCAGCACAAGCATGGCGTCGTCGGTGAACTCGGCCCAGATGCGTGTCGGGACGTCCGCCGCGCGGCGCCTCACAGTACTGGCTTCCATGTCGACGGAGAACAACTCCACGCGTGCGTCGGACGTGACGATGGCCATCGCGTGGCGGTGCCTGATCAGCGGCTGCGACGGGACGACGAAGCCGGTCGCATAGGCATAGTTTTCGGGGGAGCACGACACCATGGCGTCGAGTCCGTGCTCGGCGATCGCCTTGACTTGCCGCTCGATGATTGCATTGCGCATCTGGAAACCCTCAATGAATGTTTGTGTGTCGGCAGCGGCGTTCAGTCGCGCACCGTGTACTTTTCGACCTTGGCGAGATCGACGTCGATGCCCATGCCGGGCGCGGTCGGCACCTCGATGCCGCCATCGACCAGTTGCATGGGCGCGACGATGAGGTCGTCGCGGTAATAGATGCCGCCGACCTGGCCCTTCTGCCACTCGGCGGGCGTCGACACGGGGACTACGCAAGACAGCGTGGCCGCCGGCGCCGCGGCGGCAAGGTGGATGTTGGCGAGGTTGCCGACCCCGGTCTCTACCGAGCCGTTGACGTTGCAGATGATGCCCGCCGCGCGGCACACGGCCGCGACCTCCATCGCTTTGTAGAGCCCCCCCGGCTTGGTGGTGTAGATTGACACGATCTGCGCTGCGCGCTGCTCGCTGATCTGGATCGCATCATGCGCATTCCAAGCCGATTCGTCGGCCATCACGGGCGGATCGATGGCACGTGCGACCTCCGCGATGCGCTCAATGCCCATCACCGGCTGCTCGACATACTTGAGCCTGTACGGCTCCATCGCGCGCACGGTGGCGATGGCCTCGCCTGGCGTGCGATAGCCTTCGTTGGCGTCCACGCACAACTCGACCGAATCGCCCACCGCGGCCCTGACGGTGCGCACCATGTCGATGTCGCGCTTCGCATCCACGCCGATCTTGATCTTGATCGTCTTGATGCCTTCGGCCGCAACCTGCGCGACCTCTTTCTCGGCCTCGGCGATCGGGATCAACCCGATCGAGTGGGTCACCATGATGCGCGAGCGCGCCTTGCCGCCGAGCAGCATGTGCACCGGCAGGCCGAGCCAGCGGCCCGTGACGTCGTAGGCGGCAAACTCGACCGCGGCCTTGGCATAGGGATAGCCGCGGATCACTGCGTCCATACGGGCATGCATCTCGGCAAAGTTACCCAGTTCGACCCCGACAAGCGCCGGCGCGAGGTACTTCTCGATGACCGTGTTTGCAATCGCCGTGGACTCGCCGAAGTAGCGGCCGAACTCGCCGCCCCAGTCCTTCAATGCAGGAGCCTCGCCCCAGCCGATCCGGCCGTCACTGTCGACTATGCGTGTCAGCAGGTAGCGGCCGATGGACTCCGTCAGCCCCGTCCATCTGTGCTCCCGCCGCGTGGGAAGTTGGACCAATAGCGTGTCTATGGACCGGATTGTCGGCATCAGTGGAACTCCTCGCATGTGTGTCAGGTGCCGGCAGCCCATCTGTCGCACCTTTACTGTGATCACAGTGTGTGATCAAATAATGTGATTGTCAATAGAGTCAGCACCCGCGTGGAATTTCGCGGCAAGACGGCTTGTCTGGGCAAGGAGGCCCTTCGCCATGGTCATTGAGATCACCAACTACTACGCGTTGCCCGGCAGTGTGGAAGCGGTGCTGGCGCAGCGTCGTCTGGCCACCGAGATCCGGGCGCAGCTTGGGCTACCGCCGGGACGGATCTTCAGGAAACTGGAGGGCGCTGGCCCCGATGTAAGGTGGGAGTGCGTTTTCGATTCTCGCGAGGACTATGAGCGCGACATGGCTGCGCGTGGCGCCTCGGGCGAGTTCGCGCGCGCGCGACAGGAAATGCACACACTTCTGGAGCGTTTCGAACGGCACCTGCAAGAAGAGGCTGAGTAGCAATTGAAGGTTTTTGGGTACCGGGGGGCGGAGCTACCGCTGAGGCTGGCTAGCCGTCTCCCACCGCGCCCTGTAGCGCGCGCGACTGCGTGCGCGCGAGCATGAGCCCAGGTCCTCGTAGAACCACCATCGAGCGCAAGACTGAGTAGAGGTGATGCTGCAGCCCGAGCATTTCGCGTTGTCGGCTGATCTGGAGTGCAGCAGGAGCCTTGCCGCGGCGGATATCGCAGCGCCTCTTCATCGGAAGGGACGCGAGGGTTCAGCGGCCGGGCCACCACGCGCTTGTGGCCATCTGCGCCGTGAGGTCCTTGCTCAAAGCGTGGCAACGGTGCGCTACAAGACGCTGCTGGGCGATCAGTTGCAGATCGACTTCGGCACCGTGCGCGTGACGGTGGGCGACGAGCCGCTGAAGGTGCATCTGTTCGTCGCGACGTTGGGCTACCCTCCGGCACCTTCGTTGCCATGTTCCTGCACGAGCGCCAGTCGGCGTGGCTGCAAGGCATGGAATGTGCCTTCAGGCACCTCCAAGGCACGGCGAAGGAGGTGCTCGTAGACAACGCGAGCCTCCGGCGCAGCGCTTCGAGCGCGACGAATGCCAGGCGCTTGCGCCGTTCGCCGCGCGGGCTCCCTTCCTGCAGGTGAGCGAGCTCACCCGGCGCGTCACAGCGACGCCTGCATCGAGTTGGACACCGATCGCTTCAGCGTGGCACGGAAGCTCGAGAGCGTGGCCGTCGTCGCGGCCGAACGGCTGGTCCGGGTCCTTTACGCGGGCTAAGAGGTCGCCTGCTATGCGCGCTGCGCTTGGCGTAAATCCAGTTTGGTAGGGTACATGGTCCTCGTCTTCTTGGGCATGAGCCGGCAGTGCGCCGTGCCGAGCACCATCGCTCGATCGTGCTCATACATTACGTCGCATTCGTGAGGACTCGGCCCTTGCTGGCAGCCGACCTAACATTGCAAAGCCCGCCTTCGTCAGATGTGTTGTTCATCAGTTCGCCCCTTGCATACGATGAAGCGTGTCAGCGGCTGGCTGGGTTGAGGCTGTAGTTGATGGCGTTGGCGAGCGACAGGGGGTGCGGGCAAAGGGGCGGGCTAAAACAAAAAAGCCCAACCATTGCTGGTTGGGCTTTTCGTGGCTGTAAGAGCCTGACGATGACCTACTTTCACACGGGAACCCGCACTATCATCGGCGCTGAGGCGTTTCACTGTCCTGTTCGGGATGGGAAGGAGTGGGACCACCTCGCTATGGTCATCAGGCATAAAGGGTAGCCATCTTGGTGTTGAGGTCAAGATGGCGAATTCATAGAGTTAAATCAGCTTGGTATTTGACTGCGTCACTTGGCATAACACCTTGATCAGGGAGATCAAAGTTATAGGGTCAAGCCGCACGAGCAATTAGTATCGGTTAGCTTAACGCATTACTGCGCTTCCACACCCGACCTATCAACGTCCTGGTCTAGAACGACTCTTCAGGGGGCTCGAGGCCCCGGCAGATCTCATCTTGAAACGAGTTTCCCGCTTAGATGCTTTCAGCGGTTATCTCTTCCACACTTAGCTACTCGGCAATGCCACTGGCGTGACAACCGATACACCAGAGGTGTGTCCACTCCGGTCCTCTCGTACTAGGAGCAGGCTTCCTCAAATCTGCAGCGCCCACGGAAGATAGGGACCAAACTGTCTCACGACGTTTTAAACCCAGCTCACGTACCTCTTTAAATGGCGAACAGCCATACCCTTGGGACCGGCTACAGCCCCAGGATGAGATGAGCCGACATCGAGGTGCCAAACACCGCCGTCGATATGAACTCTTGGGCGGTATCAGCCTGTTATCCCCAGAGTACCTTTTATCCGTTGAGCGATGGCCCTTCCATACAGAACCACCGGATCACTATGTCCTGCTTTCGCATCTGCTCGACTTGTCAGTCTCGCAGTTAAGCACGCTTATGCCATTGCACTATCGTCACGATGTCCGACCGTAACTAGCGTACCTTCGAACTCCTCCGTTACGCTTTGGGAGGAGACCGCCCCAGTCAAACTGCCTACCATGCACTGTCCCCGATCCAGATGATGGACCTAGGTTAGAACCTCAAACACACCAGGGTGGTATTTCAACGTTGGCTCCATGCAATCTAGCGACTGCACTTCAAAGCCTCCCACCTATCCTACACAGATCTGTTCAAAGTCCAATACAAAGCTACAGTAAAGGTTCATGGGGTCTTTCCGTCTTTCCGCGGGGAGATTGCATCATCACAAACATTTCAACTTCGCTGAGTCTCAGGAGGAGACAGTGTGGCCATCGTTACGCCATTCGTGCAGGTCGGAACTTACCCGACAAGGAATTTCGCTACCTTAGGACCGTTATAGTTACGGCCGCCGTTTACTGGGACTTCAATCAAGAGCTTGCACCCCATCATTTAATCTTCCAGCACCGGGCAGGCGTCACACCCTATACGTCCACTTTCGTGTTTGCAGAGTGCTGTGTTTTTAATAAACAGTCGCAGCCACCGATTTTTTGCAACCCTTTCATGCTCCGTTGTTCACTTCACACTAATAGGGCACACCTTCTTCCGAAGTTACGGTGTCAATTTGCCGAGTTCCTTCTCCTGAGTTCTCTCAAGCGCCTTAGAATACTCATCTCGCGCACCAGTGTCGGTTTGCGGTACGGTCGTGTGCAGCTGAAGCTTAGTGGCTTTTCCTGGAACCTCGTTCAGTCACTTCACCAGCAAGCTGGCTCGATCGTTGGCCTCGGTATATGTGCGCCGGATTTGCCTAACGCACGCCTACTTCCAACTAAACCGGGATATCCAACACCCGGATGACCTATTAAGATCCGTCCCCACATCGCACTACACATCGGTACAGGAATATTGACCTGTTTCCCATCAGCTACGCATCTCTGCCTCGCCTTAGGGGCCGACTCACTCTACGCCGATGAACGTTGCGTAGAAAACCTTGCGCTTACGGCGAGGGGGCTTTTCACCCCCTTTAACGCTACTCATGTCAGCATTCGCACTTCTGATACCTCCAGCACGCTTTACAACGCACCTTCACAGGCTTACAGAACGCTCTCCTACCACGCACAGTAAACTGTGCATCCGCAGCTTCGGTAACTGGCTTAGCCCCGTTACATCTTCCGCGCAGGACGACTCGATCAGTGAGCTATTACGCTTTCTTTAAATGATGGCTGCTTCTAAGCCAACATCCTGACTGTTTTAGCCTTCCCACTTCGTTTCCCACTTAGCCAATTTTAGGGACCTTAGCTGGCGGTCTGGGTTGTTTCCCTCTTGAGTCCGGACGTTAGCACCCGGTGCTCTGTCTCCCAAGCTGTACTCGTCGGTATTCGGAGTTTGCCTTGGTTTGGTAAGTCGCCATGACCCCCTAGCCAAAACAGTGCTCTACCCCCGACGGTAATACTTGAGGCACTACCTAAATAGTTTTCGGAGAGAACCAGCTATTTCCAAGTTTGTTTAGCCTTTCACCCCTATCCACAGCTCATCCGCTAGTTTTGCAACACTAGTCGGTTCGGACCTCCAGTACCTGTTACGGCACCTTCATCCTGGCCATGGATAGATCACTTGGTTTCGGGTCTACACCCAGCGACTAGACGCCCTATTCGGACTCGATTTCTCTACGGCTTCCCTATTCGGTTAACCTTGCCACTGAATGTAAGTCGCTGACCCATTATACAAAAGGTACGCCGTCACCCTTGCGGGCTCCGACTTTTTGTAAGCATGCGGTTTCAGGATCTATTTCACTCCCCTCCCGGGGTTCTTTTCGCCTTTCCCTCACGGTACTAGTTCACTATCGGTCGATGATGAGTATTTAGCCTTGGAGGATGGTCCCCCCATCTTCAGACAGGATTTCTCGTGTCCCGCCCTACTTTTCGTCAGCTCAGTACCACACAAATCTTTTCACGTACGGGGCTGTCACCCACTATGGCCGGCCTTTCCAAGCCGTTCCGTTAAGTTCTGTGCTATCACTAACAGGCTCTTCCGATTTCGCTCGCCACTACTTTCGGAATCTCGGTTGATGTCTTTTCCTCGAGCTACTGAGATGTTTCAGTTCACCCGGTTCGCCTCGTTACCCTATGTATTCAGATAACGATACCTTTCGGTGGGTTTCCCCATTCGGAAATCTCCGGATCAAAGCTAATTTGCCAGCTCCCCGAAGCTTATCGCAGGCTATCACGTCCTTCGTCGCCTATCATCGCCAAGGCATCCACCACATGCTCTTATTCACTTGACCCTATAACTTTGACGTTTCTTCACAGAAACCAAAGCCCATCAAGGAATTTGTCAGGTCTTTCACCTGACGCGTTATGCCGTCTTTAATTCGAATTGCTTCGAAGTAAAGTTCGTTTTGACGCAATCAAAAATTCTTGTTGCCGATGGCACGGTCCGCACCAAACCTTTACGAATATGCGGTTTCCATCAGCAACGCTGATTCGACTCTATGAATTTTTAAAGAACAGCCGATTGATCGAACAATTTCGATCAACAACAAAGAGGCCTCGCACTCGCGCACAAAGCCGCTTTGGTGTTGAAGATTATCAGAATGGTGGTGGAGGATGACGGGATCGAACCGACGACCCCCTGCTTGCAAAGCAGGTGCTCTCCCAGCTGAGCTAATCCCCCGATGTCCTCTCACTTGGATATCAGAAGATGGTGGGTCTAGTTGGGCTCGAACCAAC is drawn from Variovorax sp. PBS-H4 and contains these coding sequences:
- a CDS encoding amidohydrolase family protein yields the protein MRTLIEHLDFAFLVDADDTVVRNASILVDKDRIVDIGPAADVAARHRGEHFDRVMDGRMLGICPGFVDSHVHLSETLSRAVFPDNLNTRAWVFHWAKPFYAHITEEDEYWGALLGITEMLRNGTTCFIDMGSQYDPGITVRAMEKTGIRGITGRHAADNPPPELPRGWTEEMARHHFFPNAEAALAELEACVRKYDGALDGRVRCWVNIEGKEPCTLELHVGAQKLAERLGVGTTYHLATSIEEAKVCEDKYGCWPITRIDRAGGIGSNLVIAHGAAVSDEEVKLLASRGAKVAFCPCSSFKLGKGATAIGKYPEMVAAGVTVGLGTDGVSAAGNMNLMRQMLIVAGMFKDARMKPDVFTARQALRAATIEGAKAAMWDHEIGSLEVGKKADFILFDLDHVEWTPFHDPLQALVFSASTASITQTWVDGKALYSEGKVHGVDEPALRRRARELAAAAVERAGLHDENVETTTTLYDSGN
- a CDS encoding mandelate racemase/muconate lactonizing enzyme family protein, which encodes MPTIRSIDTLLVQLPTRREHRWTGLTESIGRYLLTRIVDSDGRIGWGEAPALKDWGGEFGRYFGESTAIANTVIEKYLAPALVGVELGNFAEMHARMDAVIRGYPYAKAAVEFAAYDVTGRWLGLPVHMLLGGKARSRIMVTHSIGLIPIAEAEKEVAQVAAEGIKTIKIKIGVDAKRDIDMVRTVRAAVGDSVELCVDANEGYRTPGEAIATVRAMEPYRLKYVEQPVMGIERIAEVARAIDPPVMADESAWNAHDAIQISEQRAAQIVSIYTTKPGGLYKAMEVAAVCRAAGIICNVNGSVETGVGNLANIHLAAAAPAATLSCVVPVSTPAEWQKGQVGGIYYRDDLIVAPMQLVDGGIEVPTAPGMGIDVDLAKVEKYTVRD
- a CDS encoding M24 family metallopeptidase, which codes for MRNAIIERQVKAIAEHGLDAMVSCSPENYAYATGFVVPSQPLIRHRHAMAIVTSDARVELFSVDMEASTVRRRAADVPTRIWAEFTDDAMLVLADQLSKLGLARGRIGIEMDYLPSGDLARLQKALPEARFEHCEQILARLRQIKTPDEIALLRRLSRIADQAITDALASVKAGDSEMDIAGHLTRNVYALGAEHFKLMIIATGERSVLPNVGPSDRRLKPRDVCRVEIFSVIDGYQAGVCRTAVVHEAPPKAEAIWQHLVDCKYQIMEMVKPGASCRAIYDAFIAKLSEMDLPPISFVGHGIGLHLHEDPYLGKTPVLGRPGSDALIEEGMVLGFEPLCYETGHGFGMQNKDMLLVTANGCELLSDYANTDKLLVING
- a CDS encoding amidohydrolase family protein — encoded protein: MRVIRSVALIDRAGSFDLEIEGERVRALSPSASAAAPRWLAMPSLVNLHAHANRAYAASSQRPASLSDAVASAKRERANVSIEDVRARAARLFDRSIAHGVCSLRTHTDVDPVSGMVAVEGVLAAAAQVRTSLDVEVVAFASAAADPSQPETGALFAEAVERGASFIGAVPALSARPKAALEALLDTALALEVSLDIHLDEHLEASNALIHQLVDATLTRGLQNRVTVSHACVLSAMPRDEVRRLLDRMAEAGIVLVVLPELNLYLQSRGDGAPRLRGLAPVLEALKAGVAVRFGTDNVRDWFFPFGDGDMLETGFVGAMAAHVDAAQDLAALVCGGRRRIEPGDVADLLLIPASSFDDALARRPDGRVLLRRGRTIDAIAGASAPLSGHAGLVDAGD
- a CDS encoding RidA family protein — encoded protein: MTPQGIEARLAQLGIELPNAVAPAANYVPTRRSGSLIYIAGQVPTAGGKDQYVGKVGQDVSIEDAQKAARLCAINILAQLRTALGGSLDGVAGCVRLGGFVNATPEFGDHPKVINGASDLMVEVFGDAGRHARAAVGCNSLPRNVAVEVDAIFELA
- a CDS encoding CobW family GTP-binding protein: MTPTAPEADNRVPIHVLTGFLGSGKTTLLRHLLGDPGLADTAVVINEFGETGLDHLLVREVAEDVVLLSSGCLCCSVRDDLVSTLAELNALMGAGRIPAFTRVVVETTGLADPAPIMQAILSEATLVSWSRLGLVITTVDAVNGEQTLGRHREARQQLATADRLILTKTDLVGEAEGEALRGKLRAMNPSASLLVSRKAQLPAADILREPDGPWRTPAPPQLGPIIDSVIGAQPKAQPQGHGGSHDDAIKTFTVALRQPVDWPAFVEWLELLLASRGDSILRVKGLVALDDDERPVVVQGVQHVLYPIERLPAWPQATTAPGWIVFIARDLTQRAIENSISSVYETRVA